Proteins from one Sabethes cyaneus chromosome 2, idSabCyanKW18_F2, whole genome shotgun sequence genomic window:
- the LOC128738101 gene encoding 60S ribosomal protein L36-like, with product MAPRYEICVGLNKGHKTTKIKQLQYRGDRKVKGIRPPRTKGIQTKHTKFVSDLVREVVGHAPYEKRGMELLKVSKDKRALKFLKRRLGTHIRAKRVREELSNILAHMRKAVHK from the coding sequence ATGGCTCCGCGATACGAAATCTGCGTTGGTCTCAATAAGGGCCACAAAACCACCAAGATAAAGCAACTGCAGTACCGTGGAGATCGCAAGGTCAAAGGAATCCGCCCGCCTCGCACTAAGGGAATTCAGACCAAGCACACCAAATTCGTCAGCGATCTGGTACGTGAGGTTGTCGGTCATGCACCGTACGAGAAGCGCGGTATGGAATTGCTGAAGGTGTCGAAGGATAAGCGTGCGCTTAAATTCCTGAAGCGTCGCCTCGGtacgcacatccgcgccaagaggGTGCGTGAGGAACTGTCCAACATTCTCGCCCATATGCGTAAGGCCGTCCACAAGTAA